In Spirosoma pollinicola, the genomic window AATTTACTTCGATGGGGGGTGCCCGTTTGTTTGCTTTTATTGCTGACAATTGGTGGTATGTATATCTATCGGGCTGATTTTACCCACGTTGATTCTGCACCAGTTCAAACACCTGCGCCCGCTCAAAAGGATGCCGGCATATCGTCAGAAATGCCGATGACGGTAATGCAGGAGCGAAAACCAGGGATAGCCCAACAAGGAAAAAACGACTCCGCACAAACCACACCGACCGGCCTTGCGGCACAGTCGATTGACGACAAAAATCAACCGGCTGTGCTGCCGGGGCTTGTAGCTGAGAACGCAGGTAGAGATACCCGCACCGAAGCGACTAAGCCGTCTGCGGGTTTCGTGAGCGAATTGGGTAAGAAAACCGCGCCCAATGCAACGACTGAAAGCAAGATAGCGTATAGGTTGAAAACCGCTCGTGCAAAGGTTAATCCTATCGATGCCGCTCCTGTTCGAACCGCCACTTTGGCGGGTAAAGGCTCAACGGGAGCATCCATGGATAAACAAGGGACGGAAACAGGTATACAGGAACGTTTCTCAGTTAAAAAACAGAGCAAAGCAAATCGTATAAGAAGAACCAGGCCTTTTATTGCGTCCAATAATGCTGTGTTCACGCCGTCATTGTTCCGCGAGAAGTCTGTTCGCAATGCCTCAAAACGGAACAAAGCAGATATTCCGAATACAACAGAAATTACAATCCAACCTAGCAACGATGAGGCAGAGGCAGCCGGATTGCCAGACGTAAATGAATTGGCAATCCGGCCCGCCCGCTGGTCTAAAGCGTTGCCGTTTACTGGGCGCCCTGTTCAGGCTGTGCCTGAACCTGAGTTGGTTGAGTTGCCCATAGTTGTACCAAAACCCCCAGGAGAGCGAGGGTTCAGCGTTCGACTCGCCGTTGCACCCGATTTAAGTTCGGTAGGTTTAAAGAATTTCGCTCGTCCTGGCACAAACGTGGGTGTGATGCTGGAATATAGATTGGCTTCACGCTGGAGTATACAGGCTGGTGTTATTCAAAGTACGAAGATCTACCGCATAGATGGTTCGTCTGAATACACTGCACCAGTGGGTACGTGGGCGGGGAAGGGCAAGCCGTTGAGCGTTGATGGTCAATGTAATATGATTGACATTCCAATTAACGTGCGCTTCGATGCGATTATAAAGCAGAGGCAGAACGGGCTATCGCCCAGTCGATGGTTTCTCACCACCGGAGTGACTAGCTATTACATGGAACAAGAGGATTATGTATTCAATTATCCTTCTTACCTTCACCCAGCCAGTTACCAAACGGGGGGCTATGGCTTCAGTCATTTCAATATATCAACCGGCTACGAGCGAGCGATTAGCAAACGGTTGTCCTGGCAGGTTGAACCTTTCCTGAAGATGCCGCTAAAAGGGGTCGGCTATTTCAAAGTCGATTTGTTAAGCACCGGCGCATTTTTCTCAATCCGATACAAATTATAGAAATCCATTTTTTGCTAAGCCCTGCTTAGTGGGACAATTATTGTAACTACACGAAATAAATTAAACCAACAACCGATGAAAAGCAACCTAACAACTGATCAAATGAAGCGCGGTGAATTTCTGCGTAGCCTGGGCCTGAGCAGCGCAACCTTAATGGCGTTTTACTGCATGGGAACAACGCTCACATCCTGTTCGAAAAGTAACGATCCGGCACCGGCTACCGGAACGGGTACAGGAACCGGTACTGGCACCGGAACAACAGGTTTTACAGGTAATGCAGATGCCTCGGCCGGAGCAATTAATTACACCCTCGATCTCTCAACGACCAGCTATAGCAACCTAAAAACCGTTGGTAAGTTTGCTATCGTGGGGAGCACTATAGTGGCTAAAACGAAAGACGGTTCATTAATCGCGTTATCGAAAGCCTGCACCCACGAAGGAACAACGGTAGAGTATCGCGCAGCTCAGGATGACATCTATTGCACTAACCATGGGTCAGAATATAGCCTGACCGGAGCTGTGGATGTTGGCCCGGCCACCCGGGCACTAACGCAGTATAAAACGACGCTAAGCGCGGATGGGAATACATTAACAGTTAAAGCTTAAGAGAGCTTACTTGAACAGTAACTTTTTGCCACAGGGTTGGAGCTAGGCTTTTTATGAAGCTGATTACCCAAAATCGTTAAATCTTTTCGGATGAGATATTTTTGTTTTGCTTTGTTACTATCGCTTGGCGTGGGTTCGATTCGAGCTCAGGATTCGACAGCCGTGCGCCGGGATACCGTTATTGCACCGACAACCACGGATGCTTCGGCCAATGATCTATTAGCCGGACTGGCTGATACGACCCAGACGGAAGGCGATTTGCTGCCGCACAAAATGATCTTTACGCAACGGGCATTTTGGGGACCACATGGCCTGCTTCGGTCTATGAAAATTGCTCCGCTAACGTCGGAAGGTCGCGTTCATGAATTAAAGGTTCGGCGTACCATGCTTGTGGCGCATCAGATTGGCGGTTTTATAACTCTGGCGGGCTTCGTGGCACAAGGTCTATTGGGTGCGAAGTTATATAATGCGAAAGGACAGGATTATGTCGATACGAAGAAATGGCATGAACGATCGGCTACGTTTATTAATGTTACCTACGGAACTACATTAGCCCTTTCGCTAACGGCGCCCCCGCCAATAGTGGGTGCCCGCAAGGGATTTACGTCGATCAAGCTGCATAAGTATCTGGCCATTGTTCACCTGACGGGCATGATCGCTACCAATATTCTGGCTGGTATGATTGAGAATAACTCATCGCTAAAACCTATCCACAGAGCGGCCGCTTACACCACATTTGGCGCCTATGCAGCGTCAATTCTAGCCATAACTTTCTAAGAACATGAACAAGACGATTAAGTATAGCTGCTGGCTGGCTATGGTGATTCTTTGTGCCTTTGTCACCCCTATGGCCAAGCGGAAACTGGTGGCTGATAAAGCCGCATCGACCATCACTTACTCGGCCAAACACCCGCTCCATAAGTGGGATGGCGTAAGTCATGATGTGAACTGCGCCATTATTTACAATGACGAGACCAAACTACCCGAAACGGTAGCTGTGTCATTAAAAGTGGCCTCATTCGATAGTGATAACAATAACCGCGATTCGCACGCTATTGAGGTGCTCGAAGGTATCAAATACCCGAATGTAACCTTCGTGAGCTCAGATGTGAAAGCGGGGGATAATGGAACGTTGGTCGCTAAAGGTACGCTAACATTTCATGGGGTAGCCAAGCCCGCAACGCTCAACGCAACGCGTAAGGATGCGGGTGGTAAAATGACGATTACGGGCGAGTTTCCTGTAAACATGAGCGACCATAACATCGAACGACCATCATTGATGGGCCTAAAAACCGAAGATGCTATGATTCTTAAGTTCAATGTGGTATTTGCTTTGTGAATATATTGCGCTTTCGAAGATGTGCCGGTTTATTTATAGGTGCATCTTCGATAACGCACTATGTTTCGAGCTTTCATGAGAAAAGTACTTCTATTTATTTTTGCGAGTACTACGTTTACTGCTTTGGCGCAAAAGCAGATCTCCCCAAAACAGATTCAGGAATTTGATGCCTACGTAGAGGCCGCCCGGAAACAGTGGGCCGTGCCGGGCTTGTCTATCGCCGTCGTTAAAGACAACAAAGTCATTTTCGAGAAGGGTTACGGCGTTCGCGAATTGACCGTAGATAAATTCGAACGCGTTGACACCCAAACGTTGTTCGCCTGCGCATCGACAACCAAAGCGATGACCGTTGCATTAGTGGGTATGCTCGTCGATGAAGGCAAACTTGCCTGGAACGACCCCGTATCCAAATACCTCCCCGAACTTCAATTGTACGATCCGTACGTAACACGCGAGTTGAAAATTCGTGATCTGCTCATTCACGACACAGGCGTTGGTAGTACCGATTTTATGACAGGGGCTATGACCATTACAGTGAATGAAATGTTCCGTCGTATGGAACTGGTGAAGCCAAGCTACCCGTTTCGGGCCGGATTTGCCTATCAGAATACCTTTTATTCAGCCGCCGGTCGGATCATCGAGCGCATTGCGGGAAAGACCTGGGC contains:
- a CDS encoding QcrA and Rieske domain-containing protein, whose product is MKSNLTTDQMKRGEFLRSLGLSSATLMAFYCMGTTLTSCSKSNDPAPATGTGTGTGTGTGTTGFTGNADASAGAINYTLDLSTTSYSNLKTVGKFAIVGSTIVAKTKDGSLIALSKACTHEGTTVEYRAAQDDIYCTNHGSEYSLTGAVDVGPATRALTQYKTTLSADGNTLTVKA
- a CDS encoding YceI family protein, with product MNKTIKYSCWLAMVILCAFVTPMAKRKLVADKAASTITYSAKHPLHKWDGVSHDVNCAIIYNDETKLPETVAVSLKVASFDSDNNNRDSHAIEVLEGIKYPNVTFVSSDVKAGDNGTLVAKGTLTFHGVAKPATLNATRKDAGGKMTITGEFPVNMSDHNIERPSLMGLKTEDAMILKFNVVFAL